One genomic window of Corallococcus silvisoli includes the following:
- a CDS encoding beta-ketoacyl-ACP synthase, protein MLPVFLNQLGLVCALGAGKQEVSQALFADTPSGVALHEGYADRPLHLGVVTRPLAALDALPPSQHSRNNALLLTALAQVRPAVDAALDRFGPGRVAVVLGTSTSGIGESESAIQDHVATGVMPGRFHLDQQELGSPAMALARVLGAAGPAYVISTACSSSAKALASAARMLRAGTVDAVLTGGVDSLCRFTVAGFRALDSVSEERCNPMSAHRHGINIGEAAALFLMTREPGPVRLSGWGESSDAHHISAPEPGGRGAMAAIQEAMKRAGLSPDGVDYVNLHGTATVQNDAMESRAVHALLGSDVKASSTKPLTGHTLGAAGALEAAFAYLTLTDNPRGQLPAHFWDGAVDPSLPALSLVRPGEALGRPVRAVLSNSFAFGGSNAALVLERG, encoded by the coding sequence ATGCTTCCCGTCTTCCTCAACCAGCTCGGCCTCGTCTGTGCGCTGGGCGCCGGGAAGCAGGAGGTGTCCCAGGCGCTGTTCGCGGACACCCCGTCCGGCGTGGCCCTCCATGAAGGGTACGCCGACCGGCCGCTGCACCTGGGCGTCGTCACCCGCCCGCTCGCGGCGCTGGACGCCCTGCCGCCGTCGCAGCACAGCCGCAACAACGCGCTGCTGCTCACGGCGCTCGCGCAGGTGCGCCCCGCCGTGGACGCCGCCCTGGACCGCTTCGGCCCCGGGCGCGTGGCGGTGGTGCTGGGCACCAGCACGTCCGGCATCGGGGAGAGCGAGTCCGCCATCCAGGACCACGTGGCCACGGGCGTGATGCCGGGCCGCTTCCACCTGGACCAGCAGGAGCTGGGCTCCCCGGCGATGGCGCTCGCGCGGGTGCTCGGCGCCGCGGGCCCCGCCTATGTCATCTCCACGGCGTGCTCCTCCAGCGCCAAGGCCCTGGCGAGCGCGGCGCGGATGCTGCGCGCGGGCACCGTGGACGCGGTGCTGACGGGCGGCGTGGATTCGCTGTGCCGGTTCACCGTGGCGGGCTTCCGCGCGCTGGACTCCGTGAGCGAGGAGCGCTGCAACCCGATGAGCGCCCACCGCCATGGCATCAACATCGGGGAGGCCGCGGCGCTGTTCCTGATGACGCGCGAGCCGGGCCCGGTGCGCCTGTCCGGCTGGGGTGAGTCCTCCGACGCGCACCACATCTCCGCGCCGGAGCCGGGAGGCCGGGGCGCCATGGCCGCCATCCAGGAGGCCATGAAGCGCGCGGGTCTTTCGCCGGACGGGGTGGACTACGTGAACCTGCACGGCACCGCGACGGTGCAGAACGACGCCATGGAGAGCCGCGCGGTGCACGCCCTGCTGGGCTCGGACGTGAAGGCCAGCTCCACCAAGCCGCTCACCGGCCACACCCTGGGCGCCGCGGGCGCGCTGGAGGCGGCCTTCGCGTACCTCACCCTCACGGACAACCCCCGGGGCCAGCTGCCCGCGCACTTCTGGGACGGCGCGGTGGACCCGTCGCTGCCGGCGCTGTCGCTGGTGAGGCCCGGCGAGGCGCTGGGGCGGCCGGTGCGCGCGGTGCTGAGCAACTCGTTCGCCTTCGGGGGCAGCAACGCCGCCCTCGTGCTGGAGCGCGGCTGA
- a CDS encoding ApeP family dehydratase produces MRTPIDLPIADLVPHAGRMRLLDRVLEGDTDSIVAEVTVREDSLFFEGGAVGGWVGIEYMAQAVAAWAGWHARQRGETPRVGFLLGTRRYQCSRPVFKAGDCLRVEVIRQFSADNGLGQFDCTLTLGTEQVATAALTVFEPQPGQDVVRRGNTDG; encoded by the coding sequence ATGCGAACCCCCATCGACCTGCCCATCGCGGACCTGGTGCCCCACGCGGGACGGATGCGGCTGCTCGACCGCGTGCTGGAGGGCGACACGGACTCCATCGTCGCGGAGGTCACGGTGCGCGAGGACAGCCTCTTCTTCGAAGGCGGCGCCGTGGGCGGCTGGGTGGGCATCGAATACATGGCGCAGGCCGTGGCGGCCTGGGCCGGGTGGCACGCGCGCCAGCGCGGCGAGACGCCCCGGGTGGGCTTCCTCCTGGGCACCCGCCGCTATCAATGCAGCCGCCCCGTCTTCAAGGCGGGGGACTGCCTGCGCGTCGAGGTCATCCGCCAGTTCTCCGCGGACAACGGGCTGGGCCAGTTCGACTGCACCCTCACCCTGGGGACGGAGCAGGTGGCCACGGCGGCGCTGACGGTCTTCGAGCCGCAACCGGGGCAGGACGTCGTGAGGAGGGGCAACACAGATGGGTGA
- the fabG gene encoding 3-oxoacyl-ACP reductase FabG: MGDKTVLVTGSSRGIGRAIALRLARDGYDVVVHCRSRRDEADAVAAGVREAGRDARVLQFDVADREATQKALLEDVEAHGCYYGVVCNAGIARDNAFPSMTADEWDSVIHTNLDAFYNVLNPLTMPLVRRKKPGRIVTLASVSGLMGNRGQVNYSAAKAGIIGATKALAVELAKRNITVNCVAPGLIDTEMVPPEVLEEALKIIPARRMGKPEEVAAAVSFLMAEDAGYITRQVISVNGGMVG; this comes from the coding sequence ATGGGTGACAAGACGGTGCTGGTGACGGGCTCCAGCCGCGGCATCGGCCGCGCCATCGCGCTGCGCCTGGCCCGTGACGGCTACGACGTCGTGGTGCACTGCCGCAGCCGGCGCGACGAGGCGGACGCCGTGGCGGCGGGCGTGCGCGAGGCGGGCCGCGACGCGCGCGTGCTCCAGTTCGACGTGGCGGACCGCGAGGCCACGCAGAAGGCGCTGCTGGAGGACGTGGAGGCCCACGGCTGCTACTACGGCGTGGTGTGCAACGCGGGCATCGCGCGCGACAACGCCTTCCCCTCCATGACGGCGGACGAGTGGGACAGCGTCATCCACACCAACCTGGACGCCTTCTACAACGTGCTCAACCCGCTCACGATGCCGCTGGTGCGCCGCAAGAAGCCGGGCCGCATCGTCACGCTGGCGTCGGTGTCCGGGCTGATGGGCAACCGGGGGCAGGTGAACTACAGCGCCGCCAAGGCGGGCATCATCGGCGCGACGAAGGCGCTGGCGGTGGAGCTGGCCAAGCGGAACATCACCGTCAACTGCGTGGCCCCGGGCCTCATCGACACGGAGATGGTGCCGCCGGAGGTGCTGGAGGAGGCGCTGAAGATCATCCCCGCCCGCCGCATGGGCAAGCCGGAGGAGGTCGCCGCCGCGGTGAGCTTCCTCATGGCGGAGGACGCGGGCTACATCACGCGGCAGGTGATCTCCGTGAACGGAGGGATGGTCGGATGA
- a CDS encoding beta-ketoacyl-ACP synthase — MKRVVVTGVGALSPLGHDWPTVEARLRARQNAVQVMEPWKQYQGLHTRLGAPAAPFELPPSSYSRKTTRTMGRVALMATRASELALQDAGLLGHALVKSGKMGIAYGSSAGTPENMGDFGKMITEKTTEGITATTYLRMMSHTAAVNIGVFFGVTGRIVTTSSACTSGSQGIGYAYEAIKLGRQVAMLAGGAEELDATGAAVFDTLFATSTKHNEAPHQSPRPFHAERDGLVLGEGACTLVLEELEHAKARGATIHAELLGYGTNSDGRHVTQPNADTMAEAMRLALEDAGVPASAIPYVNAHGTATDTGDVAESAATRLVFGEQVAISSLKSYMGHTLGACGALEAWMSIQMMRSEWFAPTLHLTADAVDPKCAPLDYVMGEGRTLRTDLVMSNNFAFGGINTSLIFRRWP; from the coding sequence ATGAAGCGCGTGGTCGTCACCGGCGTGGGTGCCCTGAGTCCCCTGGGCCATGACTGGCCCACGGTGGAGGCGCGGCTGCGCGCGCGCCAGAACGCCGTCCAGGTGATGGAGCCCTGGAAGCAGTACCAAGGCCTGCACACGCGGCTGGGCGCGCCCGCCGCGCCCTTCGAGCTGCCCCCCTCCAGCTATTCGCGCAAGACGACGCGCACCATGGGCCGCGTGGCGCTGATGGCGACGCGGGCCAGTGAGCTGGCGCTCCAGGACGCGGGCCTCCTGGGCCACGCGCTGGTCAAGAGCGGGAAGATGGGCATCGCCTACGGCTCCTCCGCGGGGACGCCGGAGAACATGGGCGACTTCGGGAAGATGATCACCGAGAAGACGACCGAGGGCATCACCGCGACGACGTACCTGCGGATGATGTCCCACACGGCGGCGGTGAACATCGGCGTCTTCTTTGGCGTCACCGGGCGCATCGTCACCACGTCCAGCGCGTGCACCTCCGGCAGCCAGGGCATCGGCTACGCGTACGAGGCCATCAAGCTGGGCCGCCAGGTGGCGATGCTCGCGGGCGGCGCGGAGGAGCTGGACGCCACCGGCGCCGCCGTCTTCGACACCCTCTTCGCCACCAGCACGAAGCACAACGAGGCGCCGCACCAGTCCCCCCGCCCCTTCCACGCCGAGCGCGACGGGCTGGTGCTGGGCGAGGGCGCGTGCACGCTGGTGCTGGAGGAGCTGGAGCACGCGAAGGCGCGCGGCGCGACCATCCACGCGGAGCTGCTGGGGTACGGCACCAACAGCGACGGCCGCCACGTCACCCAGCCCAACGCGGACACCATGGCGGAGGCGATGCGGCTGGCCCTGGAGGACGCGGGCGTGCCGGCCTCCGCCATCCCCTACGTCAACGCGCACGGCACCGCGACGGACACGGGCGACGTGGCGGAGAGCGCGGCGACGCGGCTCGTCTTCGGAGAGCAGGTCGCCATCTCCTCGCTCAAGAGCTACATGGGCCACACGCTGGGGGCCTGCGGCGCGCTGGAGGCGTGGATGAGCATCCAGATGATGCGCTCGGAGTGGTTCGCGCCCACGCTGCACCTCACGGCGGACGCCGTGGATCCGAAGTGCGCGCCCCTGGATTATGTCATGGGCGAGGGACGCACCTTGCGGACGGACCTGGTGATGAGCAACAACTTCGCCTTCGGCGGCATCAACACGTCGTTGATCTTCCGCCGCTGGCCTTGA
- a CDS encoding excinuclease ATPase subunit: protein MKKALLLLALTAASPALARDTVVKVKLADVLALPEAKEKLDGSVKFYLDGAKTPNVLKTLGNDVTNKKTNGVGKSDDYACKWAALSALISLQEGAKKNGANAVINIVSYYKKVEGKSATEIECHAGSFVTGVALKGDYATVAK, encoded by the coding sequence ATGAAGAAAGCCCTCCTGTTGCTGGCCCTGACCGCCGCGAGCCCCGCCCTGGCGCGCGACACCGTGGTGAAGGTCAAGCTGGCGGACGTGCTGGCCCTGCCCGAGGCGAAGGAGAAGCTGGACGGCTCGGTGAAGTTCTACCTGGACGGAGCGAAGACGCCCAACGTGCTCAAGACGCTGGGCAACGACGTGACGAACAAGAAGACCAATGGCGTGGGCAAGTCGGACGACTACGCCTGCAAGTGGGCCGCCCTCTCCGCGCTCATCTCCCTGCAGGAGGGCGCGAAGAAGAACGGCGCCAACGCGGTGATCAACATCGTCAGCTATTACAAGAAGGTCGAAGGCAAGAGCGCCACGGAGATCGAGTGCCACGCCGGCAGCTTCGTCACCGGCGTCGCGCTCAAGGGCGACTACGCCACCGTCGCGAAGTAG
- a CDS encoding CocE/NonD family hydrolase, translating into MPVLLLSLLVPLVGSALPLRATVARTALAGLPTTGFRFVDITVGDGTVLKANYIAPTTPGPHPAVIFISSWGLNDLEYLAQANALAQRGYVALSYTPRGFWASGGGIDTAGPADIADASRVIDWMLANTQADASRIGLAGVSYGAGISLIVSGFDSRVKAVAALSCWTDLVASLFGGETRRPQAVALLDVASRLLGRPSAELRTTIDNYYANRDLEEIIAWGKVRSASTYVQRINANAPAILLANAFGDSLFPSNQLVSFYGQLTGPKRLELAPGDHAVVEATGLAGLPNHVWTSVTRWMDQYVAGVDTGISREPPVVLRTNTNAAEGYASWASISSGVQRHGLGAIRLLDGTGPLGGAPTSGSSKVIWSGIDTTADAGVVLLTNGLQALTGIPPVVWLPGVSRLNAGVWTSPVMARGTSIRGSATLRLRVTPSTSAGTVVAYLYDLVGDFGGLIIHVPLSWKGATPGMPLDLDLVFPATAYDVPALHRLALVVDTEDPLYLDANTTGATLSLGGPSWLDLPVR; encoded by the coding sequence TTGCCGGTCCTCCTGCTGTCCCTGCTCGTGCCGCTCGTGGGTTCGGCGCTGCCCCTCCGGGCCACGGTGGCGCGCACGGCGCTCGCGGGGCTGCCGACCACGGGCTTCCGGTTCGTCGACATCACGGTGGGGGATGGCACCGTCCTCAAGGCCAACTACATCGCGCCGACGACGCCGGGCCCCCATCCCGCGGTGATCTTCATCTCGAGCTGGGGGCTCAACGACCTGGAGTATCTGGCCCAGGCGAATGCGCTGGCCCAACGGGGCTATGTGGCCCTCTCCTACACGCCGCGGGGCTTCTGGGCCTCGGGCGGGGGCATCGATACCGCTGGCCCGGCGGACATCGCTGACGCCTCGCGTGTCATCGACTGGATGCTCGCCAACACGCAGGCGGATGCCTCTCGCATCGGGCTCGCCGGGGTCTCGTATGGCGCGGGCATCTCCCTCATCGTCTCCGGGTTCGACTCGCGGGTGAAGGCGGTCGCGGCGCTCTCCTGCTGGACGGATCTGGTGGCGTCGCTGTTTGGCGGGGAGACCCGCCGGCCCCAGGCGGTGGCGCTGCTGGATGTCGCCTCCCGGCTGCTGGGCAGGCCCAGCGCGGAGCTGCGCACGACCATCGACAACTACTACGCCAACCGCGACCTCGAGGAGATCATCGCCTGGGGCAAGGTGCGCTCGGCGTCCACCTACGTCCAACGGATCAACGCGAACGCGCCCGCCATCCTGCTGGCCAACGCGTTTGGCGACAGCCTCTTTCCGTCCAACCAGCTCGTCTCGTTCTACGGCCAGCTCACCGGGCCCAAGCGCCTGGAGCTCGCCCCCGGCGACCATGCCGTCGTGGAGGCCACCGGCCTGGCGGGGCTCCCCAATCACGTCTGGACCAGCGTGACGCGCTGGATGGACCAATACGTGGCGGGCGTGGACACCGGCATCTCCCGCGAGCCGCCCGTGGTGCTGCGCACCAACACCAACGCCGCGGAGGGCTATGCGTCCTGGGCCAGCATCTCCTCGGGGGTGCAGCGCCATGGGCTGGGGGCCATCCGCCTGCTGGATGGCACCGGCCCCCTGGGCGGTGCTCCGACGAGCGGTAGCTCGAAGGTGATCTGGTCGGGCATCGACACCACCGCCGACGCGGGCGTGGTGCTGCTGACCAACGGGCTCCAGGCGCTGACGGGCATCCCGCCCGTGGTCTGGCTGCCGGGCGTCAGCCGCCTCAACGCGGGCGTCTGGACGTCCCCCGTCATGGCGCGCGGCACCTCCATCCGGGGCTCCGCCACGCTGCGCCTGCGCGTCACACCCTCCACCTCCGCGGGGACGGTCGTGGCCTACCTGTACGATCTCGTGGGCGACTTTGGCGGGCTCATCATCCATGTGCCCCTCAGCTGGAAGGGAGCCACGCCGGGGATGCCGCTCGACCTGGACCTGGTGTTCCCGGCCACGGCCTATGACGTCCCGGCGCTGCACCGGTTGGCCCTCGTCGTCGACACGGAGGACCCGCTCTACCTGGACGCCAACACCACCGGCGCGACGCTGTCGCTGGGGGGGCCGTCCTGGCTGGACCTGCCGGTGCGCTGA